Genomic segment of Mycolicibacterium sarraceniae:
CCAGGCCGACGGCAGCGTCCGCGCCGGCGACGTCCGCCAGATGTCGGCGATGGTGCTGCTCATCGGACAGTCCACGATCCAGTCCGCCCAGATCGTCGAACCCATCCTCGACGCCGACGCCCTGGGCGTCGAGCTGTCCCGTGCCCTGAATGGATACCTCGCACCATGAGTGACCTCACCGCCCTCAGTGCCGCCCGGCGAGCCGCCGAGCTGACCGAACTCGGAGACAACGGCCGCGTCGACCTCGTCGTCATCGGCGGCGGCGTCACCGGCGCCGGTATCGCGCTCGATGCCGCCAGCCGTGGCCTATCGGTCCTGCTGGTCGAGAAGCACGACCTGGCCTTCGGCACCAGCCGGTGGAGCTCCAAGCTGGTTCACGGCGGCCTGCGCTATCTGGCGACCGGTAACGTCGGTATCGCGCGGCGCAGCGCGGTCGAACGCGGCATCCTGATGACCCGCAACGCCCCGCATCTGGTGAGCCCCATGCCGCAGCTGGTTCCGCTGCTGCCGTCGATGGGGCGCACTCAACGAGCCTTGATACGAACGGGTTTCGTGGCCGGCGATGCGCTGCGGATCTTGGCGGGCACCAAATCGTCGACACTGCCGCGGTCCAGGCGCGTGGGCGTGTCGCAGGCCACCGCGATGGTGCCTTGCGTGCGACGTGACGGTCTCGACGGCGGCCTGCTGGCCTATGACGGACAGTTGATCGACGACGCCAGGCTGGTCGTCGCGGTCACCCGTACCGCCGCCCAGTACGGTGCGCGGATCCTGACCCGGGTGTCGGCAGTGGCCGCGACCGGCACCTCGGTGCAGCTGCGCGACGAGCTGACCGGCGAGTCGCTTGAGGTGACCGCCCGCGCGGTGATCAATGCGACTGGCGTGTGGGCTGGTGCGGTCGATCCCGCGATCAAACTGCGCCCCAGCCGCGGCACACACCTGGTGTTCGATGCCGCGTCGTTCGGCAATCCGACTGCCGCGCTGACTATTCCGATCCCCGGCGAGATCAGCCGGTTTGTGTTCGCGATGCCCGAACAGCTCGGCCGCGTTTATCTGGGACTCACCGATGAGGATGCGCCCGGTCCGATTCCCGATGTGCCCGAACCGACTCCGGCTGAAATCAGGTTCCTGCTCGACATTGTCAACATCGCGCTGGGAACTGCGCTGACCGATGCCGACATCAAGGGTTCCTATGCCGGCTTGCGGCCGTTGATCGACACCGGCGAGGGCCGGACGTCGGATCTGTCACGCGAGCATGCCGTCATCGAATCGGATGCCGGGGTGTTCAGCATCGTCGGCGGCAAGCTCACCGAATACCGGCACATGGCCGAGGACGCCATCGACCGCACGTTGAGCGCGCGGTCGATCACCGCCCAGCCATGTCGTACCCGCAACCTGCCGCTGGTCGGTGCCCCCGCCAATCCCGTTGCCACCCTGCGCACTACGAGTCATCTGCCTAGCTCTTTGGTCGCCCGATATGGGGCCGAGGCGCCCAACGTCATCGCCTCCGCGCGCTGTGACCGGCCGACGGACCCGGTGGCCGACGGCATCGACGTCACCCGTGCGGAATTCGAGTTCGCCGTCACGCACGAAGGCGCGTTGAGTGCCGATGACATCGTGGACCGGCGCACGCGCATCGGGCTGGTCGCCGCCGACCGGGCCCGGGCGCTGGCCGTGGCCGAGGATCTGCTGGCCCGCGCCTGACTCAATACCGGACGGCCGCCGACATAATTGGCGCGCATCCGCGCTTGATTACAGCGGGATGTTCTTGTGCCGTCCGCGCCGGGCGGCCGCCTCGGCCAGTGCCTGGGTCAGCTTGCTGCGGGTGTGGGCCGGGTCGATCTTCTCGTCGACCACGCCGATCTCGACGGCACTGTCCACACCGCCGGCGATCCGCTCATGCTCGGCGGCCAATTCCTCGTGCAGGGCTTCGCGCTCGTGGTCCGGCGCGGCGGCCAGCTTCCTCTTGTGCAGGATGCCGACAGCGGCCTTGGCGCCCATCACGGCGACCTCGGCATCCGGCCAGGCGAACACCTTGGTGGCGCCCAGCGACCGCGAGTTCATCGCAATGTAGGCCCCGCCGTAGATCTTTCGCGTCACCAACGTCACTCGCGGAACTGATGCCTCACCGAAAGCGTGCAGTAGCTTGGCGCCGCGGCGCACGACCCCGCCCCACTCCTGGTCAACGCCGGGCAGGTAGCCCGGCACGTCGACGACAACCACCAGCGGGATGCCGAACGCGTCGCACAGGCGCACGAAACGCGCTGACTTCTCAGCGCTTTCGGAGTTCAGGCAGCCACCCAGACGCAGCGGGTTGTTGGCGATGACGCCGACGGTGCGACCGGACAACCGGCCAAGGCCGACGACGATGGACGGTGCCCACTTGCCCTGGAATTCTTCGAACGGGGTGTCGGCGTCCAACAGTGCCTCCACCAGCGGGTGCACGTCATAGGCGCGACGGGGCGACTCCGGCAGCAGCGCGTGCAGGTCGGAGTCGCCGGCCTCGGCCTTGCTCTTGTCGAAATGGCCCTGCTGGGAGAACAATCCGATCAACCGGCGGGCGCGCTCGTAGGCGTCGAGTTCATCGGTGGCGACGATGTGGCACACACCGGACTTCTTGTGGTGGGTGTCGGGGCCGCCGAGAGAGGCCATGTCGACGTCCTCGCCGGTCACGCTGCGCACGACGTCGGGGCCGGTGACGAAGACCCGCCCCTCCGACGCCATGATGACGACATCGGTCAGTGCGGGACCGTAGGCCGCACCGCCGGCGGCGAAGCCGACCACGACCGAGATCTGCGGGATATAGCCGGAAGCGCGGATCATGGCCTCGAAGACCTGTCCCACCGCGTGTAGCGCTTTCACACCTTCGGCCAGCCGCGCGCCACCGGAGTGCCAGATGCCCACGATCGGGGCCTGCTCCTCGATGGCGGTGCCGTAGGAGTTGACGATGTGCTGGCAGCCTTCGACTCCCATGGCACCGCCCATGACGGTGCCGTCGGTGCAAAAGGCGATCGTGCGCACGCCGTTGACGGTGCCGGCCGCGGACAGCACACCGGACCGGTCGCGCTCGTGCAGCAGTTCGACGGAGCCGTCGTCGAAGAACGTGGACAGCCGCAACAGCGGGTCACGCGGGTCGAGCGATTCGCCGACAGTCTCCGGGGCGGTGGTCGTCATCTGAATCTCCTCTGTGCGCACTGGATTTCAGTTGGCACTGGCAACAGGATCGTGTTGTCAGTACTTCCCGAAGGCGATCGCCACGTTGTGACCACCGAATCCGAATGAGTTGTTGATCGCGTACTGGTAGTTGCCTGGCCGGGGTTCGCCGGCCACCACGTCCAGATCGATCTCCGGATCGAGGTTGCGCAGGTTGAGCGTGGCCGGCACGACACCGTCCCGCAGTGCGAGCACGGTGAGGATCGACTCCACCGCGCCGACGGCACCCACCGAGTGACCCAACGCCGATTTGGGCGCGTAGATCGCGGGCCGGTGAGTGCCGACCGCATTGTTGATCGCCTTGGCCTCCGCGACATCGCCCACCTGGGTGCCCGTCGCGTGGGCGTTGATGTGATCGATGTCGGTGGGCTGCAAACCCGCGAGCTGGATTGCCCGCGTCATCGCGTGACCCGCCTGTTCGCCGTTGGGGTCAGGTGCAACGATGTGGTACCCGTCCGAGGTGATGCCCGCCCCCATGATGCGGGCCGAGATGTTGGCCCCGCGCGCCTTGGCGTGCTCCTCGGTCTCGATGATCATCATCGCGCCGCCCTCACCGAAGACGAACCCGTTGCGATCTTTGTCAAACGGTCGGCAGGCGCCGGCCGGGTCGTCGTTGGTGGTGGACAAGACAACTCGCATCTGTGCGAATCCCGCGATCGGCACGGCCTCAATTTTGGTTTCGACGCCACCGCATATCGCGATGTCGGCTTCGCCGAGAACGATCTGTCGCCAGGCCTGCGCGATGGCCTCCGACCCTGAGGCGCAAGCCGAGACCGGGGTGATGACCCCGGCCCTCGCCTTGAGCTCGAGCCCGACGGCCGCCGCGGCGGCATTGGGCATGTACATCTGGACCGCCAGCGGGGATACCGCTCGTAATCCTTTGGCGCGCATCGCCTCGTAGGCGAACAGTAGTTCCTCGGATGAGCCGATCCCGGTGCCAAGAGCCACCATCAGCCGTTTGGAATCGACTTCCGGTGAGCCGGCGTTCTGCCAGGCCCGCCGGCTGATCACGGTGGACATCCTCTGCAGGTATGACAACCTGCGAAGTTCGACCCGTGTCAGCTTACTGTCGAAGTCCTCGAGCAGGTGGCCTCCGATGCGGACCGGCAGGTTGTACATCTCGACGAACTCGTCCTCGAGAAGCCGAATGCCGCTTTGACCGTCCAGCAACCGTTTCCACGTGCCTTCGGCATCGGATGCCAGGGCGGTCGTCATAGCAAAGCCGGTGACGACCACGTTGGGGAAGCCGTTCCCCGTTGACAATTGTGTCAACCCTGCCACTGCTTCCTGCTAGTCCTTTCCCCCCGGATCGGTGTCAGTAGCGCCCGAACGCCAGCGCTACGTTGTGTCCTCCAAACCCAAACGAGTTGTTGATCGCGTACTGGTAGTCGCCGTAACGGGGTTCGCCTGCGACGACGTCCAGATCGATCTCCGGATCAGGTGTCTCGTAGTTGAGGGTGGGCGGGATGACGCCGTCACGCAGGGTCAGCACCGTGAGGATCGACTCGAGCGCACCGACTGCTCCGATCGAGTGGCCGAGCGCACCCTTGGGGGCGTACACCGCTGCCTCTCCGACACCGGCGACCCGAAGCGCGTTCGCCTCGGCGGTGTCACCGATCGGGGTGGCAGTAGCGTGCGCGTTGACGTGGCTGATGTCCTTGGCGGACAACCCTGCCGTCTCCATCGCCCGCTTCATCGCCGCTCCAGCCCGCAGGCCGTCCGGCGCAGGTGCCACCATGTGGAAACCGTCCGACGAGATGCCCGCTCCGAGCAACCGTGCCAGCGGCTTGGCGCCACGGGCCTTGGCGTGCTCTTCGAGCTCGATGACCATCATGGCGCCGGCTTCACCGAACACGAAGCCGTCCCGGTTCTTGTCGAACGGCCGGGAGGCGCCTTCGGGATTGTCGTTGTTGGTCGACATGGCCCGCATCATCGAGAACGCCGCGATCGGCAGCGCCTCGATGACACCTTCGACGCCGCCGCAGACGGCGAAATCGGCGTCACCCATGACGATCTGCCGCCAAGCGTGCGCGATGGCCTCCGACCCCGACGAGCACGCCGACACCGGGGTGATGACCCCGGCGCGGGCGCCCAGTTCGAGGCCGACGACCGCCGCGGCACCGTTGGGCATCACCATCTGAACGGCGAGCGGGGACACCTTGCGGGGCCCGCCCTCGTTCATGGCGTCGTACATTTCGACGATCTTCTCGCCACCGCCGATACCGGTGCCGATGACGACCGAGAACCTGTCCGGATCCACCTCAGGTGTGCCGGCAGCTTCCCAGATTCGCTTGCTGAGGTACTTGCCCATTCGCTGGACATACGACATGCGTCGCAGGTCCAACCTGGTCATCTCGTCGTCGATGGGTTCCTTGAGGTGTCCACCGATTTTCGCGGCCAGGTCCCACTTGTGGACGAATTCGTCATCGAGTGCGCGGATACCGCTTTCGCCCGCGAGCAGGCCCTTCCACGTGCTCTCGATGTCCGACGCGAGGGAAGTCGTCGCCGTGACGGCCGTGACTACGACGCTGGGGAAATCGCCGTTAGCAGTGGAAGGCCTGCTCATTCGGCTGCGAACTTGTCTCGCAGGGCGGCAGCAGCCTCCGGGTTCTCTTCTTCCAGCTTCTGGATGTAGGAGACGACGTCACCGACGGTGCGCAGACCGGCGAGATCCTCGTCGGGGATCTTCACGCCGTACTTGTCTTCGGTCTGCACGGCGATCTCCACCATCGACAGCGAGTCGATGTCCAGATCGTCGACGAACGACTTCTCCGGGGTGACCTCGGAGGGCTCGATACCGGTGACTTCTTCGATGATCTCGGCGAGACCGGCGATGATTTCATCCTGAGAGGCGGGCACAGTGGCTCCTTCGTGATTTGTTGTGTTACATGGTCTTACGTATTTATGTGGTTGTCCCAGAAGGGCTCTTTAGAGTTCGGAGAGCCCGTCCAGATCTGCGGGTGTCTTAATCGCACGGTTGGCGACCCCCCGAAGTTCTCGTTTGGCG
This window contains:
- a CDS encoding glycerol-3-phosphate dehydrogenase/oxidase; this translates as MSDLTALSAARRAAELTELGDNGRVDLVVIGGGVTGAGIALDAASRGLSVLLVEKHDLAFGTSRWSSKLVHGGLRYLATGNVGIARRSAVERGILMTRNAPHLVSPMPQLVPLLPSMGRTQRALIRTGFVAGDALRILAGTKSSTLPRSRRVGVSQATAMVPCVRRDGLDGGLLAYDGQLIDDARLVVAVTRTAAQYGARILTRVSAVAATGTSVQLRDELTGESLEVTARAVINATGVWAGAVDPAIKLRPSRGTHLVFDAASFGNPTAALTIPIPGEISRFVFAMPEQLGRVYLGLTDEDAPGPIPDVPEPTPAEIRFLLDIVNIALGTALTDADIKGSYAGLRPLIDTGEGRTSDLSREHAVIESDAGVFSIVGGKLTEYRHMAEDAIDRTLSARSITAQPCRTRNLPLVGAPANPVATLRTTSHLPSSLVARYGAEAPNVIASARCDRPTDPVADGIDVTRAEFEFAVTHEGALSADDIVDRRTRIGLVAADRARALAVAEDLLARA
- the acpM gene encoding meromycolate extension acyl carrier protein AcpM — encoded protein: MPASQDEIIAGLAEIIEEVTGIEPSEVTPEKSFVDDLDIDSLSMVEIAVQTEDKYGVKIPDEDLAGLRTVGDVVSYIQKLEEENPEAAAALRDKFAAE
- the kasA gene encoding 3-oxoacyl-ACP synthase KasA, encoding MSRPSTANGDFPSVVVTAVTATTSLASDIESTWKGLLAGESGIRALDDEFVHKWDLAAKIGGHLKEPIDDEMTRLDLRRMSYVQRMGKYLSKRIWEAAGTPEVDPDRFSVVIGTGIGGGEKIVEMYDAMNEGGPRKVSPLAVQMVMPNGAAAVVGLELGARAGVITPVSACSSGSEAIAHAWRQIVMGDADFAVCGGVEGVIEALPIAAFSMMRAMSTNNDNPEGASRPFDKNRDGFVFGEAGAMMVIELEEHAKARGAKPLARLLGAGISSDGFHMVAPAPDGLRAGAAMKRAMETAGLSAKDISHVNAHATATPIGDTAEANALRVAGVGEAAVYAPKGALGHSIGAVGALESILTVLTLRDGVIPPTLNYETPDPEIDLDVVAGEPRYGDYQYAINNSFGFGGHNVALAFGRY
- the kasB gene encoding 3-oxoacyl-ACP synthase KasB; this encodes MAGLTQLSTGNGFPNVVVTGFAMTTALASDAEGTWKRLLDGQSGIRLLEDEFVEMYNLPVRIGGHLLEDFDSKLTRVELRRLSYLQRMSTVISRRAWQNAGSPEVDSKRLMVALGTGIGSSEELLFAYEAMRAKGLRAVSPLAVQMYMPNAAAAAVGLELKARAGVITPVSACASGSEAIAQAWRQIVLGEADIAICGGVETKIEAVPIAGFAQMRVVLSTTNDDPAGACRPFDKDRNGFVFGEGGAMMIIETEEHAKARGANISARIMGAGITSDGYHIVAPDPNGEQAGHAMTRAIQLAGLQPTDIDHINAHATGTQVGDVAEAKAINNAVGTHRPAIYAPKSALGHSVGAVGAVESILTVLALRDGVVPATLNLRNLDPEIDLDVVAGEPRPGNYQYAINNSFGFGGHNVAIAFGKY
- a CDS encoding acyl-CoA carboxylase subunit beta, whose product is MTTTAPETVGESLDPRDPLLRLSTFFDDGSVELLHERDRSGVLSAAGTVNGVRTIAFCTDGTVMGGAMGVEGCQHIVNSYGTAIEEQAPIVGIWHSGGARLAEGVKALHAVGQVFEAMIRASGYIPQISVVVGFAAGGAAYGPALTDVVIMASEGRVFVTGPDVVRSVTGEDVDMASLGGPDTHHKKSGVCHIVATDELDAYERARRLIGLFSQQGHFDKSKAEAGDSDLHALLPESPRRAYDVHPLVEALLDADTPFEEFQGKWAPSIVVGLGRLSGRTVGVIANNPLRLGGCLNSESAEKSARFVRLCDAFGIPLVVVVDVPGYLPGVDQEWGGVVRRGAKLLHAFGEASVPRVTLVTRKIYGGAYIAMNSRSLGATKVFAWPDAEVAVMGAKAAVGILHKRKLAAAPDHEREALHEELAAEHERIAGGVDSAVEIGVVDEKIDPAHTRSKLTQALAEAAARRGRHKNIPL